The Zingiber officinale cultivar Zhangliang chromosome 10A, Zo_v1.1, whole genome shotgun sequence genome contains a region encoding:
- the LOC122027880 gene encoding UPF0047 protein YjbQ-like — MAAKWAQKTVVVPAQRRGCHLITPKIVEEIQQDLSGFKCGLAHLFLQHTSASLTINENYDSDVQSDTETFLNRIVPEGRSAPWKHTLEGE, encoded by the exons ATGGCCGCCAAGTGGGCACAGAAGACCGTCGTCGTCCCTGCTCAGAGGCGCGGATGCCATCTCATCACCCCCAAG ATTGTTGAAGAGATACAACAAGATTTGTCGGGCTTCAAATGCGGCCTTGCTCATCTTTTCC TGCAGCATACAAGTGCTTCTCTCACCATAAATGAGAATTATGACTCTGATGTTCAGAGCGACACTGAAACATTTCTGAATCGGATTGTGCCAGAG GGTCGATCTGCACCGTGGAAGCACACATTGGAAGGTGAGTAA